One region of Baekduia soli genomic DNA includes:
- the rpmC gene encoding 50S ribosomal protein L29, which yields MDAKEIRDLRDDELLDHIKTVRRDIFGLRFQHATGELENSAGLRSTKRDLARALTIARERGIDTDK from the coding sequence ATGGACGCCAAGGAGATCCGCGACCTTCGCGACGACGAGCTGCTGGACCACATCAAGACGGTCCGACGCGACATCTTCGGCCTGCGCTTCCAGCACGCCACCGGCGAGCTGGAGAACAGCGCCGGCCTCCGCTCCACCAAGCGCGACCTCGCTCGCGCTCTGACCATCGCCCGCGAGCGCGGGATCGACACGGACAAGTAG
- the rplP gene encoding 50S ribosomal protein L16 — MLSPKRVKHRKQHRGRKPGFSRGQTKVQFGEYGIKSLDAGWLTNRQIEAARIAMTRKIKRGGKVWINVYPDKPVTKKPAETRMGSGKGSPEGWVAVVKPGRVMFELAGVPEPLAREALRLAGMKLPVRTKIVTAEDWS, encoded by the coding sequence ATGCTCTCCCCCAAGCGTGTGAAGCACCGCAAGCAGCACCGCGGGCGCAAGCCCGGGTTCTCACGCGGCCAGACCAAGGTGCAGTTCGGCGAGTACGGCATCAAGTCGCTCGACGCCGGCTGGCTCACCAACCGCCAGATCGAGGCCGCGCGTATCGCGATGACCCGCAAGATCAAGCGCGGCGGCAAGGTCTGGATCAACGTGTATCCCGACAAGCCGGTGACCAAGAAGCCCGCCGAGACCCGCATGGGCTCCGGCAAGGGCTCGCCCGAGGGCTGGGTCGCCGTCGTCAAGCCGGGCCGCGTCATGTTCGAGCTGGCCGGGGTTCCCGAGCCCCTCGCCCGCGAGGCCCTGCGCCTGGCCGGCATGAAGCTGCCCGTCCGCACCAAGATCGTGACCGCGGAGGACTGGTCCTGA
- the rpsC gene encoding 30S ribosomal protein S3 translates to MGQKVHPESMRVGYIHDWKSNWFTEREFSDYLAEDVAIRGHITGKLAHAGLSDITIRKDANEVEINIHTARPGIVIGKSGSEVDALRRDLHRITKKQIKVNILEIKRPELDAKLVAQSIAEQLQNRVAFRRAMKRALTSAMRSGAKGCKIQVGGRLGGSEMARTEMYSDGRVPLHTLRADIDYGFYEARTTFGRIGCKVWINKGEIMPEGYGGSDLTEIEAPQAAGMDRGNDRGGRGRNDRDGRGGGRGGRGGGPGGPGGSGRGGRGGGGGGRGPGGPGGSGRGGSGPRGGGYGGGR, encoded by the coding sequence ATGGGTCAGAAGGTCCATCCCGAGTCCATGCGCGTGGGGTACATCCACGACTGGAAGTCGAACTGGTTCACGGAGCGCGAGTTCAGCGACTACCTCGCCGAGGACGTCGCGATCCGTGGTCACATCACGGGCAAGCTCGCGCACGCCGGCCTCTCCGACATCACGATCCGCAAGGACGCCAACGAGGTGGAGATCAACATCCACACCGCGCGCCCCGGCATCGTGATCGGCAAGTCCGGCAGCGAGGTCGATGCCCTGCGCCGCGATCTGCACCGCATCACCAAGAAGCAGATCAAGGTCAACATCCTCGAGATCAAGCGCCCCGAGCTCGACGCCAAGCTCGTCGCGCAGTCGATCGCCGAGCAGCTGCAGAACCGCGTCGCCTTCCGCCGCGCCATGAAGCGCGCGCTCACCAGCGCGATGCGCTCGGGCGCCAAGGGCTGCAAGATCCAGGTCGGTGGCCGCCTCGGCGGCTCCGAGATGGCACGCACGGAGATGTACTCCGACGGCCGCGTGCCGCTGCACACGCTGCGCGCCGACATCGACTACGGCTTCTACGAGGCCCGTACCACCTTCGGCCGCATCGGCTGCAAGGTGTGGATCAACAAGGGCGAGATCATGCCCGAGGGCTACGGCGGCTCCGACCTCACCGAGATCGAGGCCCCCCAGGCCGCCGGCATGGACCGCGGCAACGATCGCGGCGGCCGTGGCCGCAACGATCGCGACGGCCGCGGCGGCGGGCGCGGCGGACGCGGCGGCGGCCCCGGTGGGCCGGGCGGCTCCGGTCGCGGAGGACGCGGCGGCGGCGGCGGCGGACGCGGGCCCGGTGGGCCCGGCGGCTCCGGTCGCGGCGGCAGCGGCCCGCGCGGCGGTGGCTACGGAGGTGGCCGGTAG
- the rplV gene encoding 50S ribosomal protein L22 — protein MVCDHIRGKSVTEARAILAHTPRAVAEDWQKLLESAVANAEHNHELLGDDLRILSVTADEGPTLKRFQPRAMGRASRIRKRTSHLSIALTPKEQ, from the coding sequence CTGGTCTGCGACCACATCCGCGGCAAGTCGGTCACCGAGGCACGCGCGATCCTCGCGCACACGCCCCGCGCCGTGGCCGAGGACTGGCAGAAGCTCCTGGAGTCCGCCGTCGCCAACGCCGAGCACAACCACGAGCTGCTCGGCGACGACCTGCGGATCCTGTCCGTCACCGCCGACGAGGGCCCGACGCTCAAGCGCTTCCAGCCGCGCGCGATGGGTCGCGCCTCGCGCATCCGCAAGCGCACGTCGCACCTGTCGATCGCGCTCACCCCGAAGGAGCAGTAA
- the rpsS gene encoding 30S ribosomal protein S19, translated as MSRSSKKGPFVEERLMTRIERLNASNSKQMVRTWSRTSTIFPEMVGHTIAVHDGRKHVPVFVSESMVGHKLGEFAPTRTYRGHVDTGKKR; from the coding sequence ATGAGCCGTTCGAGCAAGAAGGGACCGTTCGTCGAGGAGCGTCTGATGACGCGCATCGAGCGACTGAACGCGTCCAACAGCAAGCAGATGGTCCGCACCTGGTCGCGGACCTCGACGATCTTCCCCGAGATGGTCGGCCACACCATCGCCGTACACGACGGGCGCAAGCACGTGCCCGTGTTCGTGTCGGAGTCGATGGTGGGCCACAAGCTCGGCGAGTTCGCGCCGACGCGGACCTACCGCGGGCACGTCGACACCGGGAAGAAGCGATGA
- the rplB gene encoding 50S ribosomal protein L2 has translation MPIRKPKPTSPGLRFVSYPDFAEITKTEPERTLVEGLKKSGGRNSYGRKTSRHRGGGAKRLYRKIDFKRRRDGIPAKVAAIEYDPNRTSYIALLHYADGVKSYILAPQRLQVGATVMSGPEAEIATGNCLPLSNMPTGTVVHNVELQPGRGGQLGRSAGVSIQLMAKEGGMATLRLPSGEMRLVRAECRATVGTIGNADHQNVKIGKAGRKRHMGVRPQTRGTAMNPVDHPHGGGEGSTTPGRHPVTPWGVPTLGYRTRKKNKSSDRYIVRGRRRGKGKR, from the coding sequence ATGCCGATCCGCAAGCCCAAGCCCACGAGCCCGGGCCTCCGCTTCGTCTCGTATCCCGACTTCGCCGAGATCACGAAGACCGAGCCGGAGCGCACGCTCGTCGAGGGCCTCAAGAAGTCCGGCGGGCGCAACAGCTACGGCCGCAAGACCTCCCGCCATCGCGGCGGCGGGGCGAAGCGCCTGTACCGCAAGATCGACTTCAAGCGCCGCCGCGACGGGATTCCCGCCAAGGTCGCCGCCATCGAGTACGACCCCAACCGGACCTCGTACATCGCGCTGCTGCACTACGCCGATGGCGTCAAGTCCTACATCCTGGCTCCGCAGCGCCTGCAGGTGGGCGCGACGGTCATGTCGGGCCCCGAGGCCGAGATCGCGACGGGCAACTGCCTGCCGCTGTCCAACATGCCGACGGGCACCGTGGTGCACAACGTCGAGCTGCAGCCCGGCCGTGGCGGCCAGCTCGGCCGCTCCGCGGGCGTGAGCATCCAGCTCATGGCCAAGGAGGGCGGCATGGCGACGCTGCGCCTGCCCTCCGGCGAGATGCGCCTCGTGCGCGCCGAGTGTCGGGCCACCGTCGGCACCATCGGCAACGCCGACCACCAGAACGTCAAGATCGGCAAGGCCGGCCGCAAGCGTCACATGGGCGTGCGCCCGCAGACGCGAGGCACCGCCATGAACCCCGTGGACCATCCGCACGGCGGTGGCGAGGGTTCGACCACGCCGGGCCGCCATCCGGTCACGCCCTGGGGCGTCCCGACCCTCGGGTACCGCACCCGCAAGAAGAACAAGTCGTCTGACCGCTACATCGTCCGCGGCCGCCGTCGCGGCAAGGGCAAGCGGTAG
- the rplW gene encoding 50S ribosomal protein L23, producing the protein MDASQVIIRPVVSEKSYVLATADKYTFRVHPNAHKTQIRQAIESLFDVNVVEVRTMSVKSKPKRRGQTAGRTRAWKKAIVQVAPGQSIPIFQGLQGLEES; encoded by the coding sequence ATGGACGCCAGCCAGGTGATCATCCGGCCGGTCGTGAGCGAGAAGTCCTACGTGCTCGCGACCGCCGACAAGTACACGTTCCGGGTCCACCCGAACGCCCACAAGACCCAGATCCGCCAGGCCATCGAGTCGCTCTTCGACGTCAACGTCGTCGAGGTGCGCACGATGTCGGTGAAGTCCAAGCCCAAGCGCCGCGGCCAGACCGCCGGTCGCACGCGGGCCTGGAAGAAGGCGATCGTCCAGGTGGCGCCGGGCCAGTCCATCCCGATCTTCCAGGGCCTGCAGGGCCTCGAGGAGTCGTAG
- the rplD gene encoding 50S ribosomal protein L4, protein MPSAKNLSDGKDVALDDVAFGARFNGPLVHESVRAELAAKRQGTSSTKTRGEVRGGGAKPWRQKGTGRARAGSSRSPIWTGGGTTFGPKPRHFTFKVNRKERRAAFRSALSVHAERGSLAVFDTGAFDEISTKAAARLVADWGARGSLLVILGESEERAALSFRNLSNVRGVVPTTNVGVADLIGAANVLVSPAALEALTARAKGEKSQTTEEASA, encoded by the coding sequence ATGCCTAGTGCCAAGAACCTGAGCGACGGCAAGGACGTCGCCCTGGACGACGTCGCCTTCGGCGCGCGCTTCAACGGCCCGCTGGTGCACGAGTCCGTGCGCGCGGAGCTCGCGGCCAAGCGCCAGGGCACGTCGTCGACCAAGACGCGCGGCGAGGTCCGCGGCGGCGGCGCCAAGCCGTGGCGCCAGAAGGGCACGGGCCGTGCCCGCGCCGGCTCGTCCCGCTCGCCGATCTGGACCGGCGGCGGCACGACGTTCGGGCCCAAGCCTCGCCACTTCACCTTCAAGGTCAACCGCAAGGAGCGCCGCGCGGCGTTCCGCAGCGCGCTGTCTGTGCACGCCGAGCGCGGCTCGCTGGCCGTGTTCGACACCGGCGCCTTCGACGAGATCTCGACCAAGGCCGCGGCGCGCCTGGTGGCCGACTGGGGCGCCCGGGGCTCCCTGCTGGTGATCCTCGGCGAGTCCGAGGAGCGCGCGGCGCTGAGCTTCCGCAACCTGTCCAACGTCCGCGGCGTGGTGCCGACCACCAACGTCGGCGTCGCCGATCTCATCGGCGCCGCCAACGTGCTGGTCAGCCCCGCGGCGCTCGAGGCGCTGACGGCCCGCGCCAAGGGCGAGAAGTCCCAGACCACCGAGGAGGCGAGCGCCTGA
- the rplC gene encoding 50S ribosomal protein L3 — MPAILAKKLGMTQVFLDDGRVERVTVLEAGPCPVTAIRTPDRDGYEAVQLAFGASKEKHLSKPELGHLKKAGAPPLRHIVEFRDEAGELQVGDTVTVEAFEVGQKVKIAGTSKGKGFQGTIKRHNFKRGPKSHGSHNVRAPGSIGASAWPARVMKGIRGPGQMGNKRVTQKGLEIVRIDAGENLLLVRGSVPGPKSGFVEVRTDA, encoded by the coding sequence ATGCCAGCCATCCTTGCCAAGAAGCTGGGCATGACCCAGGTCTTCCTCGACGACGGCCGCGTCGAGCGCGTCACCGTGCTCGAGGCCGGCCCGTGTCCCGTCACCGCGATCCGCACGCCGGACCGCGACGGCTACGAGGCCGTCCAGCTGGCGTTCGGCGCGTCGAAGGAGAAGCACCTCTCCAAGCCCGAGCTCGGCCACCTCAAGAAGGCCGGCGCGCCCCCGCTGCGCCATATCGTGGAGTTTCGCGACGAGGCCGGCGAGCTGCAGGTCGGCGACACGGTGACCGTGGAGGCCTTCGAGGTCGGCCAGAAGGTCAAGATCGCCGGCACGAGCAAGGGCAAGGGCTTCCAGGGCACGATCAAGCGCCACAACTTCAAGCGCGGGCCGAAGTCCCACGGCTCGCACAACGTGCGCGCCCCGGGATCCATCGGCGCCTCCGCCTGGCCCGCCCGCGTGATGAAGGGCATTCGCGGCCCGGGCCAGATGGGCAACAAGCGCGTCACCCAGAAGGGGCTGGAGATCGTTCGCATCGACGCGGGCGAGAACCTGCTGCTGGTCCGCGGCTCGGTCCCCGGGCCCAAGAGCGGCTTCGTGGAGGTCCGCACCGATGCCTAG
- the rpsJ gene encoding 30S ribosomal protein S10: MAAATQNKIRIRLKAYDHQALETAAKEIVETATRTGATVSGPVPLPTDRNIYAVIKSPFKDKDSQEHFEIRTHKRLIDIHGPTPKTVDSLQRLDHLPAGVNIEIKLLT, translated from the coding sequence ATGGCAGCCGCCACACAGAACAAGATCCGCATTCGCCTCAAGGCCTACGACCACCAGGCCCTCGAGACCGCGGCCAAGGAGATCGTCGAGACGGCGACGCGCACCGGCGCGACCGTCTCGGGTCCCGTGCCGCTGCCGACCGACCGCAACATCTACGCGGTCATCAAGTCGCCGTTCAAGGACAAGGACTCGCAGGAGCACTTCGAGATCCGGACGCACAAGCGCCTGATCGACATCCATGGGCCGACCCCCAAGACGGTCGACTCGCTCCAGCGCCTGGACCACCTCCCCGCCGGCGTGAACATCGAGATCAAGCTCCTCACCTAG
- the tuf gene encoding elongation factor Tu — protein sequence MAKEKFERDKPHVNVGTIGHIDHGKTTLTAAITTVLAEKMGGTAKSFAEIDNAPEEKERGITIATSHVEYQTEARHYAHVDCPGHADYVKNMITGAAQMDGAILVVSAADGPMPQTREHILLARQVGVPYIVVFLNKADMVDDDELLELVEVEVRDLLSEYDFPGDDIPFITGSALKALEGDEEYKQKIFDLADALDTYIPEPVRDLDKPFLMPVEDVFSITGRGTVATGRIEQGVVNTGDNVEIVGIKDTTTTVVTGVEMFRKILDQGQAGDNVGCLLRGTKREDIERGQVLCKPGSITPHTKYKAEVYVLKKEEGGRHTPFFTGYRPQFYFRTTDVTGVANLPEGVEMVMPGDNVAMEIELIQPIAMDAGLRFAIREGGRTVGSGVVTEVIQ from the coding sequence GTGGCGAAGGAGAAGTTCGAGCGCGACAAGCCGCACGTCAACGTCGGCACCATCGGTCACATCGACCATGGCAAGACGACGCTGACCGCGGCCATCACGACGGTGCTCGCCGAGAAGATGGGCGGCACGGCCAAGAGCTTCGCGGAGATCGACAACGCTCCTGAGGAGAAGGAGCGCGGGATCACCATCGCGACCTCGCACGTCGAGTACCAGACCGAGGCCCGCCACTACGCGCACGTCGACTGTCCCGGTCACGCCGACTACGTCAAGAACATGATCACCGGCGCCGCGCAGATGGACGGCGCGATCCTGGTGGTCTCGGCGGCCGACGGCCCCATGCCCCAGACGCGCGAGCACATCCTGCTCGCTCGCCAGGTCGGCGTGCCCTACATCGTCGTGTTCCTCAACAAGGCCGACATGGTCGACGACGACGAGCTCCTCGAGCTCGTCGAGGTCGAGGTCCGCGATCTGCTCTCCGAGTACGACTTCCCCGGCGATGACATCCCGTTCATCACCGGCTCGGCGCTCAAGGCGCTGGAGGGCGACGAGGAGTACAAGCAGAAGATCTTCGACCTGGCCGACGCGCTGGACACCTACATCCCCGAGCCGGTGCGCGACCTGGACAAGCCCTTCCTGATGCCCGTCGAGGACGTCTTCTCGATCACGGGCCGCGGCACGGTCGCGACCGGCCGCATCGAGCAGGGTGTCGTCAACACCGGCGACAACGTCGAGATCGTCGGCATCAAGGACACGACCACCACGGTCGTGACCGGCGTCGAGATGTTCCGCAAGATCCTCGATCAGGGCCAGGCCGGCGACAACGTCGGCTGCCTCCTGCGCGGGACCAAGCGCGAGGACATCGAGCGCGGCCAGGTGCTGTGCAAGCCGGGATCGATCACCCCGCACACGAAGTACAAGGCCGAGGTCTACGTCCTGAAGAAGGAGGAGGGCGGCCGTCACACGCCGTTCTTCACGGGCTACCGTCCGCAGTTCTACTTCCGGACCACCGACGTGACGGGCGTGGCCAACCTGCCCGAGGGCGTCGAGATGGTCATGCCCGGCGACAACGTCGCCATGGAGATCGAGCTCATCCAGCCGATCGCCATGGACGCCGGTCTGCGGTTCGCCATCCGCGAGGGTGGCCGCACCGTGGGCTCGGGCGTCGTCACCGAGGTCATCCAGTAG
- the fusA gene encoding elongation factor G — MPRKYSLQKTRNIGIMAHIDAGKTTTTERILYYTGRTYKIGEVHEGAATMDWMEQEQERGITITSAATTCEWDSHRINIIDTPGHVDFTVEVERSLRVLDGAIAVFDSVAGVEPQSETVWRQADKYRVPRIAFINKMDRIGADFDRSVQTMIDRLGANAVPVQLPIGAEADLIGIIDLVAMKAIIYNDDLGKDFDVVEIPEEHRDRADEAREALIDAVTTFDDDLAEAYLENGDVEVPQLKAAIRKAVLELGITPVFCGSAFKNKGVQPLLDAVVDYLPSPLDVPPVEGIVEARNGDITEEVRNASDEEPFAALAFKIAADPFVGKLTYFRVYSGRLSAGSRILNVSSGKTERVGRILMMHANDREELDEVYAGDIAAAVGIKQIVTGDTLAAPDAPIKLENIVFPEPVIKVAVEPKTKSDQEKMSVALGRLAEEDPTFQVQTNEETGQIEISGMGELHLEVLVDRMRREFNVEANVGKPQVSYRETIRGTATKIEGKFVRQTGGSGQYGVVYIDMEPAPGEGFDFVSKIKGGAVPTEFIPAIEKGVEEAMETGVKAGYPMVDIRVTLVDGKYHDTDSSEIAFKVAGSLAFKEAARRAKPVLLEPIFAVEVVTPEDFLGDVIGDLSKRRGRVEGQERRGNALAVTGKVPLSEMFGYATDLRSNTQGRATYTMQFDSYDEVPPNIAEKIVEGRSGAANAA; from the coding sequence ATGCCACGCAAGTACTCCCTCCAGAAGACCCGGAACATCGGGATCATGGCGCACATCGACGCCGGCAAGACGACGACGACCGAGCGCATCCTGTACTACACCGGCCGCACCTACAAGATCGGTGAGGTCCACGAGGGCGCGGCCACGATGGACTGGATGGAGCAGGAGCAGGAGCGTGGCATCACGATCACCTCCGCGGCCACCACGTGCGAGTGGGACAGCCACCGCATCAACATCATCGACACGCCGGGCCACGTCGACTTCACGGTCGAGGTCGAGCGCTCGCTGCGCGTCCTGGACGGCGCCATCGCGGTCTTCGACTCGGTGGCCGGCGTCGAGCCGCAGTCCGAGACCGTCTGGCGCCAGGCCGATAAGTACCGCGTGCCCCGCATCGCGTTCATCAACAAGATGGACCGCATCGGCGCGGACTTCGACCGCTCCGTGCAGACGATGATCGACCGCCTGGGCGCCAACGCCGTGCCCGTGCAGCTGCCGATCGGCGCCGAGGCCGACCTCATCGGCATCATCGACCTGGTCGCGATGAAGGCCATCATCTACAACGATGACCTCGGCAAGGACTTCGACGTCGTCGAGATCCCCGAGGAGCACCGCGACCGCGCCGACGAGGCCCGCGAGGCGCTCATCGACGCCGTCACGACCTTCGACGACGACCTCGCCGAGGCGTACCTCGAGAACGGCGACGTCGAGGTGCCCCAGCTCAAGGCCGCGATTCGCAAGGCCGTCCTCGAGCTCGGCATCACTCCCGTCTTCTGCGGCTCGGCCTTCAAGAACAAGGGCGTGCAGCCGCTGCTGGACGCGGTCGTCGACTACCTGCCGTCCCCGCTGGACGTGCCGCCGGTCGAGGGCATCGTCGAGGCGCGCAACGGCGACATCACCGAGGAGGTGCGCAACGCCTCCGACGAGGAGCCGTTCGCCGCGCTGGCCTTCAAGATCGCCGCCGACCCGTTCGTCGGCAAGCTCACCTACTTCCGCGTGTACTCCGGGCGCCTGTCGGCCGGCTCGCGCATCCTGAACGTCTCCTCCGGCAAGACCGAGCGCGTCGGCCGCATCCTGATGATGCACGCCAACGACCGCGAGGAGCTCGACGAGGTCTACGCGGGCGACATCGCCGCGGCGGTCGGCATCAAGCAGATCGTCACGGGCGACACGCTCGCCGCGCCCGACGCCCCGATCAAGCTCGAGAACATCGTGTTCCCCGAGCCGGTCATCAAGGTGGCCGTCGAGCCCAAGACGAAGTCCGACCAGGAGAAGATGTCGGTCGCCCTGGGCCGCCTGGCCGAGGAGGATCCGACGTTCCAGGTCCAGACGAACGAGGAGACGGGCCAGATCGAGATCTCCGGCATGGGCGAGCTGCACCTCGAGGTGCTGGTCGACCGCATGCGCCGCGAGTTCAACGTCGAGGCCAACGTCGGCAAGCCGCAGGTCTCCTACCGCGAGACCATCCGCGGCACCGCCACCAAGATCGAGGGCAAGTTCGTCCGCCAGACCGGCGGCTCGGGCCAGTACGGCGTCGTCTACATCGACATGGAGCCGGCGCCCGGCGAGGGCTTCGACTTCGTCTCCAAGATCAAGGGCGGGGCCGTCCCCACCGAGTTCATCCCCGCGATCGAGAAGGGCGTCGAGGAGGCCATGGAGACCGGCGTCAAGGCCGGCTACCCCATGGTCGACATCCGCGTCACGCTCGTCGACGGCAAGTACCACGACACGGACTCCTCGGAGATCGCGTTCAAGGTCGCCGGCTCGCTGGCCTTCAAGGAGGCCGCCCGCCGGGCCAAGCCCGTCCTGCTCGAGCCGATCTTCGCCGTCGAGGTCGTCACCCCCGAGGACTTCCTCGGCGACGTCATCGGCGACCTGAGCAAGCGGCGCGGGCGCGTCGAGGGCCAGGAGCGCCGCGGCAACGCGCTGGCGGTCACCGGCAAGGTCCCGCTGTCGGAGATGTTCGGCTACGCGACCGACCTGCGCTCCAACACGCAGGGCCGGGCCACCTACACCATGCAGTTCGACAGCTATGACGAGGTTCCGCCGAACATCGCGGAGAAGATCGTCGAGGGCCGCAGCGGCGCCGCCAACGCGGCCTGA